The Rosa rugosa chromosome 1, drRosRugo1.1, whole genome shotgun sequence genomic sequence TTAAATAGTTAGATGGCACCTATACTTAAAAGTGCTGAGAAGAAACCAAAAATCAAGTTCAGGAGATTGAAAACCAAGCAATCGAAGTCTAGTGAACTAGCAATATGAAACTCGGCTGTGAATACATCAAAACTCTCGCACATGCTCAAGTCTGGGTTCCCAAAATTAGAAAAGAACAGAACTTTAAACAAAAAGCAAAATGATAAACATGCTGGTGTCATAGTCTACTTAGATTTTTACCCAATTCTTGAAAagcttttacacaaaatttacAAATTACTAAACTTTATGGGTTAGTCtatcaaattcaaaactaatTTCACTAACGAACACTTTAAAGCCACAAAATTTCCATTTCCCGTCTTAAACCAAGTACCCTACACCCACATTTTTCACAATCGTCTTCAAATTATGATAAGCTATTTGAAAATGAAATACCCTTTTGCGCATACGCCGGAACTCGCTGGATGTGAACTCATTCCGAGCCGATTTCTGGAGGCGAAGCATGAAGAGCTCTCCTTTAAGGTCGACCACCTCCTCGTTGATTTCTTCAGTGGTCTTGGTTCTGATTTCCTtcatctcttcctctctcttggCCATCATAACCACGGAGGAAGACGGCGAGCTGGACCTCCGAAACGACGCCGTGGGGAGGCGAATGCCGACGGGGCAGACGTGTTGGAGTCTGAGGCCGTTGAAGGAGGACTTGGGGATGGGGGAGAGGAGCTTTGGGGGTAAGGCAACTGTGGAAGGTGGAGCTATGGAGATTGCGCCCAACATtgttcgtcttcttcttcttgagctctctctctctcgagtcTCGAGTCTCTGAAATATTGTGTGCTTTTGGGTTTTGGGACGTAGAGATAAGGCTTTTGAGCGCGTCCCAATCCAACCCCTTGccttttactttctttttttatCTTGATGGTTTTTCTTACCAATAGCCGAGGATACCTAGGTGTATTTAACCAAGATGAATTTTTATTGGTCAAAAGTAATTACTACCTGTAAAAGAATATTGTATAGGGAGAGTAAGCTTAACAAGCAGTTAAGTAGGGACGTAAGAGCATCTCTAACAGTGATagctaagagcaagtccacctgTTGAGGTTGGCTTGTCAagactattcactgttttttgtctttcatttttacattttttcttgaccagtcagataCTGTTAACAAAAAGTCACTCTGGGTCATTTTCTGGGTTAATTTCTTGACCTGCCAACTGACATTTGGTGACTTTTTAtgaacagtatctgactggtcaagaaaaaaggtggaaatgaaaggcaaaaagtagtgaatagtctTGACTAGCCAACttcaacgggtggacttgctctaaagGGTTGGTGCGGTTGtcttcaagccttgattaatgaaactgtcgaatacaaagatgagacattgagcctaaaccccttattataataagcatctagagaacatcctAAAATGATATCAGAAGTTTCTACCAAATACATGTATTATATCATGCATCAACTAGCAAATAGcgctctactggctactccatttgttttgacatagcagtgacataatgaaaagataactcgattacaacgaagtataattaccaaaagcacaactttcctactatgttgccgccggtaGATAACTCCGACGACATTTAGTTCCACcatgccactaggaggttgtgaCCATGTAATGAAATAAGGAATTCACCGCCTACTTAGAGTAAACAAGGCACTTTAAGTGCACACACATGCATATAGCCAGACTAGCCTTACAACACAGATGTAAAGACTTATTACTCGCAAAATGTGTAACAAAACTAAACAGCttgcattttttatttatcactaaataaataaaaaaatgtaaatAACAGAACAGCCAAGGTAGGGCACAAAAATtgagcccaaacccaagcacAAGCCCAGATAACAAGAGGATCATAGTTAGCTTGCAAGGCCCAGCCCAAAACATGTGCAAGCACCACTGACTTCCTATCGCACCACCACCAGCGTCGGGTTGCCACCGCCAGGTTCTGGTTGCCAGGCCAGTCCTCCACCCTGTCCAGATTGAACCTGCAAATCCTCATATCTCCAGCCTTGAAAAGGTCAAACATCCACCCCTCTCCAACTCTGACTGCGCTGGACCCCAAACTTGCCAAGCTTGATTCGGACCAACGACCTCAGGTGATCGGACCTACGACATCACCCTCAACCTCCAACCCTACCACCGTGAAAAGAACCGCTACCCGATGTCACACCCCGATTtttaaacacaaataaaaatcaatatatattctcataattatacatgcgtgataaTTCAGCCATCAACACAAAATActtggaaaactttttccttttaaccgaattaaattgccacaacaaaataaacgtaaatgctcctcagagcttactacacagcggaagtcataacaatggcaaaaccAACAAAATTTGTTTCCTACCCGTACTGCTGCCAACaggctacctcagcttcagccacgattaccctgacctacaggattaacccctatG encodes the following:
- the LOC133717264 gene encoding large ribosomal subunit protein uL29c, which produces MLGAISIAPPSTVALPPKLLSPIPKSSFNGLRLQHVCPVGIRLPTASFRRSSSPSSSVVMMAKREEEMKEIRTKTTEEINEEVVDLKGELFMLRLQKSARNEFTSSEFRRMRKRIARLLTVKREREIEDGIGKRLSRKFDRQWKRSIIVRPPPSLKKLQEEEAAAEAAEAAKSA